The Elephas maximus indicus isolate mEleMax1 chromosome 19, mEleMax1 primary haplotype, whole genome shotgun sequence genome contains a region encoding:
- the LOC126062995 gene encoding olfactory receptor 1G1-like, whose protein sequence is MYLVTVASNLLIILAIISDAHLHTPMYFFLANLSLADACFVSTTVLKMLANIWTQSQVISYAECLSQLYLFMLFVMLEVFLLAVMAYDRYVAICHPLHYIMVMSPGLCVLLVIASWIMNALHSLLHTLLMNSLSFCADHEIPHFFCDINPLLSLSCTDSFINELVIFTLGGLAGLGYMLCLIISYAYIFSTILKIPSAQGKQKAFSTCSSHLSVVCLFFGSSCCVYFSPPSTRSAQKATAASVMYTVVTPMLNLFIYSLRNQDIKSSLRKLIWVR, encoded by the coding sequence ATGTATCTGGTTACTGTGGCAAGCAATCTCCTAATCATTCTGGCTATCATCTCTGATGCTCACCTCCACACCCCAATGTACTTCTTCCTGGCCAACCTCTCCCTTGCTGATGCGTGCTTTGTGTCTACCACAGTCCTCAAGATGCTGGCAAACATATGGACCCAGAGTCAAGTCATCTCGTATGCAGAGTGTCTATCTCAACTATATCTTTTCATGTTATTTGTGATGCTGGAGGTGTTCCTTTTGGCTGTCATGGCTtacgaccgctatgtggccatatgCCACCCACTCCATTACATCATGGTCATGAGCCCTGGGCTCTGTGTCCTTCTAGTCATTGCATCTTGGATCATGAATGCCCTCCACTCCCTGCTACACACACTCCTGATGAACAGCCTGTCCTTCTGTGCAGACCACGAGATCCCACACTTCTTCTGCGACATCAACCCTCTCCTGAGTTTGTCCTGCACAGACTCCTTTATCAATGAGTTGGTGATCTTCACCCTAGGGGGACTGGCAGGCCTAGGTTATATGCTTTGCCTGATTATCTCTTATGCATATATTTTCTCAACCATCCTGAAGATCCCCTCAGCTCAGGGAAAGCAGAAAGCCTTTTCTACCtgcagttctcatctctctgtaGTCTGTCTTTTCTTTGGGTCTTCCTGTTGTGTTTATTTCAGTCCTCCCTCCACCCGCTCAGCACAGAAGGCCACAGCTGCATCAGTGATGTACACCGTGGTTACCCCAATGCTGAATCTCTTTATCTATAGTTTAAGGAACCAAGACATCAAGTCTTCCCTGAGAAAGCTCATTTGGGTTAGGTAA